The stretch of DNA ACAGGTACATATTCAAACGACAACTATTCAGCCGAACCCGGACTATTGAAAAATATCTTTGAAGCAAACGTTGGTTTATCGCTTAACAAGAAAAATAATCTTTGGATAGATGCAGGAGTTTTTGCCTCATACATTGGTTTTGAAAGTGCTATTTCCACCGACAATTTGACAATGACACGTTCTATATTGGCTGAAAACTCCCCTTATTTTTTATCAGGAGCAAAATTAACCTACAACCCAAACGACAAATTGGAAATAGCAGGATTAATTGTTAACGGTTGGCAACGTATCCAGCGACTTGAAGGAAATTCTTTACCCTCATTTGGCACTCAAATAAATTTTAGTCCGACAGAAAAAGTAACTTTTAATTGGAGTACGTTCATTGGCACAGACGACCCAGACACGACAAGGAGAATGCGTTATTTCAACAATTTTTACGGACAGTTTCAATTCACAGACAAATTTGGCTTAATCGCAGGTTTTGACATTGGGACACAACAGAGAGCCAAGAATAGTGCAGTTTACGACCTTTGGTTTAGTCCAGTTCTTATTGGGAATTTTTCCATAAACAAGACTTGGAAAACCGCAATTAGAGCAGAATATTACCAAGACGAAACAGGAATCATCATCTCAACAGGCACACCAAACGGATTTAAAACAACAGGACTTTCATTAAACTTTGACTACTCACCGACAGAAAACATTATTTGCAGACTTGAAGGACGTTGGTTAAACAGCAGAGACCAAATTTTTGAGACTAAAACCGCTTTGACAGACAACAATTTTATCATAGCGACATCAATAGCAATCAGATTTTCAGAGACAATAAAGAAGTAAAATGCAATTCTATAAAACAGACGGAAGAAGAAAGCCAGCACACAACAGCGTGTATGAAAAATAGCGGGTTTAGTGGTATATCAAAGGTAAGTGCTTTTTATGAACTTTTGTACCAAACTGAAAGTGAAGTGCTTTTAAGTCCGCTACTTCTCATACACGCAAAACGTTATAGCCAATGGTATGACATCAGAACCGCAAACAAAAATGACAAATATGGGACAACAATTTAGACAAATTAGATTAGGT from Flavobacterium haoranii encodes:
- a CDS encoding porin, with product MQVRSYLILLFACVSNIVLAQNDSIWHQKPNLNVSGFLDVFYVYDFNQPQGTERQPFLFNHNRHNEFNLNLGFVKLGLEHSKYRANLALQTGTYSNDNYSAEPGLLKNIFEANVGLSLNKKNNLWIDAGVFASYIGFESAISTDNLTMTRSILAENSPYFLSGAKLTYNPNDKLEIAGLIVNGWQRIQRLEGNSLPSFGTQINFSPTEKVTFNWSTFIGTDDPDTTRRMRYFNNFYGQFQFTDKFGLIAGFDIGTQQRAKNSAVYDLWFSPVLIGNFSINKTWKTAIRAEYYQDETGIIISTGTPNGFKTTGLSLNFDYSPTENIICRLEGRWLNSRDQIFETKTALTDNNFIIATSIAIRFSETIKK